One window of the Kiritimatiellales bacterium genome contains the following:
- a CDS encoding epoxyqueuosine reductase QueH, translated as MSSILLHTCCAPCAAPAAERLMLDGRQVVLYFSNFNIFPETEYQKRLAHARKLAQAMDLIIEEDQYDHSEWLKHVHGLENEPEKGERCRKCFEFSLTRTNQMAERLKIPAFATTLTLSPHKVSRMIFETGARFPRFVPIDFKKQGGFLRSIELCETYDLYRQSYCGCEFSQ; from the coding sequence ATGAGTTCAATTTTATTACATACCTGTTGTGCTCCGTGTGCGGCGCCGGCGGCGGAACGGCTGATGCTGGACGGCAGGCAGGTTGTTCTTTATTTCAGTAATTTTAATATTTTTCCTGAAACGGAATACCAGAAGCGTCTCGCACATGCCCGTAAACTGGCACAGGCGATGGATCTGATCATCGAAGAAGATCAGTACGATCACTCCGAATGGCTGAAACACGTTCACGGGCTTGAAAACGAACCCGAAAAAGGCGAACGCTGCCGGAAATGTTTTGAATTCAGTTTAACGCGCACGAATCAAATGGCGGAGCGGTTAAAAATTCCAGCGTTTGCTACTACGCTGACACTCAGTCCGCATAAAGTTTCGCGCATGATTTTTGAAACCGGAGCACGGTTCCCGCGGTTTGTTCCTATCGATTTTAAGAAGCAGGGCGGGTTTCTGCGCAGCATCGAATTGTGTGAAACATACGATCTTTACCGGCAGTCCTACTGCGGTTGTGAATTTTCTCAATAA
- the rlmD gene encoding 23S rRNA (uracil(1939)-C(5))-methyltransferase RlmD, translated as MAKKGEIVEVEIFDTADKNRCVGTLPDGIRIFVEGPAAVGDVVRAQIIKIKKRYLVARLTGVVLPSPRRTTSRCEYSGVCGGCKWQHLDYAEQVRIKRKQVVDALEHLGGFENPAVTDCIPAPEIYGYRNKIDMDFTDQRYLLPDEIKLPAEQLRKPADFALGFHAPGCFSKVIDIDHCDLASEEMNLAVETVRRFCRKHTLPVYSTFTHEGFLRNLVIRRGVRTGELMVNLITSTHEPALMKELAAGLRSTLDDKLTTFVNAITARKNLVAFGEQEFVMYGAGTITDRLGEYTYRISPNSFFQTNTVQAEKLYHEILTAAEFTGTETVYDLFCGTGSIALFASRHCARVLGIELVESAVTDAQKNAAEHGATNCEFRQMDLMHFGSIRTELENFGLPDVVITDPPRAGMHAKAVAMLRELAPPVIIYVSCNPASLARDGALLCENGLYKLVRTVPVDLFPQTNHVESVARFEIA; from the coding sequence ATGGCGAAAAAAGGCGAGATCGTTGAAGTAGAGATTTTCGACACGGCGGATAAAAACCGGTGTGTTGGAACACTGCCGGATGGAATCCGTATTTTTGTGGAAGGGCCGGCGGCGGTCGGCGATGTTGTTCGGGCGCAAATTATTAAAATTAAAAAGCGTTATCTGGTGGCGCGGTTAACCGGCGTTGTATTGCCGTCACCGCGCCGGACGACATCGCGCTGTGAATATTCCGGCGTTTGCGGAGGCTGCAAATGGCAGCATCTCGACTATGCCGAACAGGTGCGCATTAAGCGCAAGCAGGTGGTTGACGCGCTTGAACATCTCGGCGGTTTTGAAAATCCGGCTGTAACCGATTGTATCCCGGCGCCGGAAATTTACGGCTACCGCAATAAAATTGATATGGATTTCACCGATCAGCGCTATCTGCTGCCGGACGAAATAAAACTTCCGGCGGAACAGTTGCGCAAGCCGGCAGATTTTGCGCTCGGCTTTCATGCACCGGGATGTTTTTCGAAAGTGATTGATATTGATCACTGCGATCTTGCGTCCGAAGAGATGAATCTTGCGGTAGAAACGGTGCGCCGGTTTTGCCGCAAACACACACTGCCGGTATATTCCACCTTCACGCACGAAGGATTTCTGCGCAACCTGGTTATCCGGCGCGGCGTACGCACCGGCGAACTGATGGTAAATTTGATCACGTCAACACACGAACCGGCACTGATGAAAGAGCTCGCCGCCGGGTTGCGCAGTACGCTCGACGATAAATTAACAACCTTTGTAAATGCCATCACTGCACGCAAAAATCTGGTGGCTTTTGGTGAACAGGAATTTGTGATGTACGGCGCCGGAACCATCACAGACCGGCTCGGTGAATATACCTATCGCATTTCGCCGAATTCATTTTTTCAAACCAACACGGTGCAGGCGGAAAAACTGTATCATGAAATTCTTACCGCCGCCGAATTCACCGGTACAGAAACCGTGTATGATCTGTTTTGCGGCACCGGTTCTATTGCGCTGTTTGCATCCAGACATTGCGCGCGCGTACTGGGAATTGAACTCGTTGAAAGCGCCGTGACCGACGCCCAAAAAAATGCGGCTGAACACGGCGCGACAAACTGTGAATTCCGGCAGATGGACTTGATGCATTTCGGCAGCATTCGCACTGAACTTGAAAACTTCGGCCTGCCGGATGTTGTCATTACCGATCCTCCGCGCGCCGGAATGCATGCCAAAGCTGTAGCCATGCTGCGCGAACTCGCGCCGCCGGTGATTATTTATGTGAGCTGCAATCCGGCGTCACTCGCACGCGACGGGGCACTGCTATGCGAAAACGGACTCTACAAACTCGTTCGCACCGTGCCGGTAGATTTATTCCCGCAAACCAACCACGTTGAATCCGTCGCGCGGTTTGAAATCGCATAA
- a CDS encoding GGDEF domain-containing protein, translating to MNGRLQQRLIEIGAPADVCALAAELAELAVRDPLTGLYNRRFFDAALAQNIEIARRYDRPLSLVLFDINKLKQINDTQGHTAGDAVLKTFAGILKQTARKADIVCRIGGDEFAAILPETGKAAAGKFVDRFLAALNNESLSAAAGIAELPSENLLAAAAAGLIKG from the coding sequence ATGAACGGACGGCTCCAGCAGCGTTTAATTGAAATCGGTGCGCCGGCAGATGTTTGCGCGCTGGCGGCCGAACTCGCTGAGCTGGCGGTGCGCGATCCGCTCACCGGACTTTATAACCGCCGGTTTTTTGATGCAGCACTTGCGCAGAATATTGAAATCGCCCGCCGGTACGACCGTCCGCTCAGTCTCGTTTTGTTCGATATTAATAAACTAAAACAGATCAACGACACACAAGGACACACCGCCGGTGACGCCGTTCTCAAAACTTTTGCCGGAATTTTAAAACAGACTGCACGCAAAGCGGATATTGTCTGCCGGATCGGCGGCGATGAATTCGCCGCAATTCTGCCCGAAACCGGCAAAGCCGCCGCCGGCAAATTTGTCGACCGGTTTTTGGCGGCGTTAAACAACGAATCACTTTCCGCCGCCGCCGGCATTGCCGAGCTTCCTTCTGAAAATCTTTTGGCCGCCGCCGCTGCCGGACTTATAAAAGGATAG
- the purN gene encoding phosphoribosylglycinamide formyltransferase, translated as MLNLAVFGSGSGSNYQAIAEAIETGKLNANIACVISDVEDAFILERAKKFGHPACYLNCAPFKNKLDGDAEARAIQLVHSHGGNFIALAGFMRIVKGGLLNAFPHRIINIHPSLLPAFPGLDAGRQALDAGVKETGCTVHFVDAGIDTGQIIVQRKVPVLPDDTVATLMNRIHEQEHIAYPEALQQISVSCTLKCRS; from the coding sequence ATGTTAAATCTGGCAGTATTCGGCTCCGGTTCCGGCTCGAACTATCAGGCTATTGCAGAAGCGATTGAAACCGGAAAGCTTAATGCAAATATTGCATGCGTTATTTCTGATGTTGAAGACGCATTTATTCTGGAACGTGCAAAAAAATTCGGCCACCCTGCCTGCTATCTCAATTGTGCACCATTTAAAAACAAACTGGATGGCGACGCCGAAGCGCGTGCAATTCAGCTGGTTCACAGTCACGGCGGAAATTTTATTGCCCTCGCCGGTTTTATGCGGATTGTAAAGGGGGGACTGCTGAATGCCTTTCCGCACCGGATTATCAATATTCATCCGTCACTGCTGCCGGCATTTCCGGGACTCGACGCCGGCCGGCAGGCGCTCGATGCCGGCGTAAAAGAAACCGGCTGCACCGTACATTTTGTCGACGCCGGAATCGATACCGGCCAAATCATTGTACAGCGCAAAGTTCCCGTCCTGCCGGATGATACGGTTGCAACACTGATGAACCGTATTCACGAACAGGAACATATCGCCTACCCCGAAGCATTGCAGCAAATTTCGGTAAGCTGTACATTAAAATGCCGGAGTTAG
- a CDS encoding glycosyltransferase translates to MSDIKKPKLALWFRYGSAVHADITFALPEIIRLFSEHFNVYYISMTCTESPKPPESIRRYAKVIQLPFKISRKSERSKWIMSLCWIMLLPWLAIGCRIVGIRRLYVDETIPLLLPICRLFFGNYVSVSVVDFFIEQYSSKRFFPRRIGRLIENLDIRAWQKTPILITRAKSAANYLSTLGISPQQLFYAYDAVDFSLYRKLDYNECRQKRGWNAEYIIMVFHGILNPAKGLDVVLDALPRVIAEFENFRFCIIGSGSELRNLQERTVKLGLERYVEFTGHESSESIVGALSGGDIGLISRRNDAGSSLVVTTVLGHCFACEIAALAARNAGITELVVENETGLLFEPGSSKEISGQILRLCRDKALRKRLADAGKKTAERNLSARETAIRNTAPMIERWAKSPERTVVRD, encoded by the coding sequence GTGTCTGATATTAAAAAACCTAAACTAGCGCTCTGGTTTCGCTACGGATCTGCTGTACATGCAGATATTACATTTGCTCTGCCGGAAATTATCCGTTTATTTTCGGAGCATTTCAATGTCTATTACATCAGCATGACATGTACTGAGAGTCCGAAACCGCCGGAAAGTATCAGGCGTTATGCAAAAGTAATTCAATTACCGTTCAAAATCAGCAGAAAATCAGAACGTTCAAAATGGATTATGTCGCTCTGCTGGATTATGCTGCTCCCGTGGCTTGCCATTGGATGCCGGATCGTCGGGATCAGGCGTTTATATGTCGATGAAACCATTCCACTGTTGCTGCCGATTTGCCGTTTATTTTTCGGCAATTATGTTTCCGTATCTGTCGTAGATTTTTTTATTGAGCAATATTCATCGAAACGTTTTTTTCCGCGCAGGATTGGACGGTTAATAGAAAATCTGGATATCCGTGCCTGGCAGAAAACTCCGATCCTGATTACGAGAGCCAAAAGCGCTGCAAATTATCTTTCAACTCTTGGAATATCTCCGCAACAGCTTTTTTACGCATATGATGCAGTCGATTTCTCGCTTTACCGCAAACTTGATTATAATGAATGCCGGCAAAAACGCGGCTGGAACGCTGAATATATCATCATGGTATTTCATGGCATTTTAAATCCGGCCAAAGGCCTTGATGTTGTACTTGACGCACTGCCTCGCGTAATCGCTGAGTTTGAAAATTTCCGTTTCTGCATTATAGGAAGCGGTTCCGAATTACGGAACCTGCAGGAAAGAACGGTGAAGCTCGGTTTGGAACGGTATGTCGAATTCACCGGGCATGAATCATCAGAAAGCATTGTCGGCGCACTAAGCGGCGGCGACATCGGCCTGATTTCCCGCAGAAATGATGCAGGGTCATCACTCGTTGTTACTACTGTGCTGGGACATTGTTTCGCGTGTGAAATTGCGGCTCTTGCCGCTCGAAATGCAGGGATTACCGAACTCGTTGTTGAAAATGAAACCGGATTACTCTTTGAGCCGGGCAGCAGCAAAGAAATCTCCGGGCAGATTCTGCGTCTTTGCCGTGATAAAGCATTGCGTAAACGCCTTGCTGACGCGGGGAAAAAAACCGCCGAAAGAAATCTTTCTGCTCGCGAAACTGCTATCCGGAACACCGCACCAATGATCGAACGATGGGCAAAATCACCTGAACGAACAGTTGTTAGAGATTAA
- a CDS encoding DJ-1 family glyoxalase III, whose protein sequence is MRTLIPIADGCEEMEAVIVTDILRRAKWDVVLAGISGDDPVTASRGVVLIPDAQWDELVLMDFDLIVLPGGLEGTDALCKHDGVQETLRVFDVAEKWIAAICAAPLALHTAGVLEDRVFTCYPGIEKEMGRTDRSDDLVVIDQNIITSQGPGTAFDFALALIEKIDSAEAADAVRAGLLY, encoded by the coding sequence ATGCGCACATTAATTCCTATTGCCGACGGTTGCGAAGAGATGGAAGCCGTGATTGTTACTGATATTCTGCGGCGTGCAAAATGGGATGTGGTACTCGCCGGAATCAGCGGCGACGATCCGGTTACGGCGTCGCGCGGTGTTGTGCTGATTCCCGACGCGCAGTGGGATGAACTGGTATTGATGGATTTCGATCTGATTGTGCTGCCCGGCGGACTCGAAGGAACGGATGCTCTGTGCAAACATGACGGTGTACAGGAAACGCTGCGAGTATTTGATGTCGCAGAAAAATGGATTGCCGCTATTTGTGCCGCGCCGCTGGCACTGCACACCGCCGGCGTACTGGAAGACCGTGTGTTCACCTGCTATCCCGGCATTGAAAAAGAGATGGGGCGCACTGACCGGTCGGATGATCTTGTTGTTATAGATCAGAATATTATCACCAGCCAGGGCCCCGGTACGGCCTTTGATTTTGCGCTCGCACTGATTGAAAAAATCGACAGCGCCGAAGCCGCCGACGCCGTTCGTGCCGGTTTATTATATTAA
- a CDS encoding nuclease-related domain-containing protein, whose protein sequence is MNTEKPLERFAKTYGIPGQSPRTLGPLRVFWPLAPFCFVAGWLLHAALPYPYLSTSQAGILFILLAAALALFSFWSAHRLRSFIKGAEGEETVARTLAVLPANCTVFNDLQFDDGTSFDHIVVSPSGVFVIETKNWSGEITFQNGQVLCNGRMPSRPPIKQVKEAAAALEEYLVSANCAAPVRAVICFVGNQLHGGFDNIGGVRICNENNLLSLFENPLEEPLPAGTLGMISGELARIAEK, encoded by the coding sequence ATGAATACAGAAAAACCGCTTGAACGCTTTGCGAAAACCTACGGCATACCGGGACAGAGTCCGCGTACGCTCGGCCCGCTGCGCGTTTTCTGGCCGCTCGCGCCGTTCTGTTTTGTCGCCGGCTGGCTTCTGCATGCCGCACTGCCGTACCCGTATCTCTCCACGTCACAGGCCGGTATCCTGTTCATCCTGCTTGCGGCGGCGCTCGCGCTGTTTTCATTCTGGAGCGCACACCGGCTGCGCAGTTTTATTAAAGGCGCTGAAGGTGAAGAAACCGTTGCGCGCACGCTCGCTGTTCTGCCCGCAAACTGCACCGTGTTCAACGATCTGCAGTTTGACGATGGCACATCGTTCGATCATATCGTCGTTTCGCCATCCGGCGTGTTCGTTATCGAAACCAAAAACTGGAGCGGCGAAATCACCTTCCAAAACGGACAGGTTCTCTGTAACGGCCGCATGCCGAGCCGTCCGCCGATCAAACAGGTGAAAGAAGCTGCCGCCGCGCTTGAAGAATATCTCGTCTCCGCGAACTGTGCTGCGCCGGTACGCGCTGTCATCTGCTTTGTAGGCAATCAGCTTCACGGCGGATTCGATAACATCGGCGGTGTGCGTATCTGCAATGAAAATAATCTATTATCACTTTTTGAAAACCCGCTCGAAGAACCTCTGCCTGCCGGCACGCTCGGTATGATTTCCGGGGAACTCGCGAGAATTGCGGAGAAATAA
- the aroA gene encoding 3-phosphoshikimate 1-carboxyvinyltransferase, with the protein MKTVFPVKTFGGEIPVPGDKSISQRIAILASLADGTSAVRGFLAGEDAMNTLNAMCALGASAGFSGDVLKITGTAGKLHVPGKILDMGNSGTGTRLLAGILAGQNFESILAGDASLSRRPMGRIQKPLEQMGAAISLTGAKGTLPMKISGAPLHGIYYELPVASAQVKSCILLAGLFAAGRTTVVEPRSTRDHTEKLFEMFGLPIEIDGHSISISGGAGFEARELFVPGDFSSAAFWIAAAAARPGAELTVTGVGLNPRRTALIDVLKRMGAEITVEFTATYKDPVGTVVVRGTKLSGTQVSGAEIPNLIDEIPVLAVTAALATGETVIRDAAELRVKESDRIAVMATHLRAFGVDVEEAPDGMKIAGGANIVAPEIPLASHGDHRIAMSMAILALFADAPVRIADTACIATSYPGFWQHLEQLGGKAL; encoded by the coding sequence ATGAAAACAGTGTTTCCAGTTAAAACATTCGGCGGGGAAATTCCGGTTCCCGGCGATAAGAGTATTTCGCAGCGGATCGCGATACTGGCGTCGCTCGCAGACGGAACATCGGCGGTGCGCGGATTCCTCGCCGGCGAAGATGCGATGAATACATTGAATGCAATGTGTGCACTCGGCGCATCGGCCGGTTTCTCCGGCGATGTTTTAAAGATTACCGGCACGGCCGGAAAACTGCACGTGCCGGGGAAAATTCTGGATATGGGAAATTCCGGCACCGGCACACGGCTGCTCGCCGGCATTCTGGCGGGACAGAATTTTGAATCGATACTCGCCGGCGATGCGTCGCTTTCGCGCCGGCCGATGGGGCGCATTCAAAAACCGCTCGAACAGATGGGGGCCGCTATTTCACTCACCGGAGCGAAGGGCACACTGCCGATGAAAATTTCCGGTGCGCCATTGCACGGAATTTATTATGAACTGCCGGTGGCGTCGGCGCAGGTGAAATCGTGTATTCTGCTCGCCGGGCTGTTTGCCGCCGGCAGAACGACAGTGGTTGAGCCGCGCTCAACGCGCGATCATACTGAAAAACTTTTTGAGATGTTTGGACTGCCGATTGAAATTGATGGACACAGCATTTCTATTTCCGGCGGTGCAGGTTTTGAAGCGCGTGAGCTTTTTGTCCCCGGCGATTTTTCGAGCGCCGCTTTCTGGATTGCCGCAGCGGCGGCGCGGCCGGGCGCTGAATTAACAGTTACCGGCGTCGGTTTAAATCCGCGCCGTACTGCGTTAATCGATGTGTTGAAGCGGATGGGGGCCGAAATTACGGTTGAATTTACGGCGACGTATAAGGATCCGGTTGGAACAGTTGTTGTGCGCGGTACAAAACTTTCCGGCACGCAGGTTTCCGGCGCCGAAATTCCAAACTTAATTGATGAAATTCCGGTACTCGCTGTAACAGCGGCACTCGCCACCGGTGAAACGGTTATTCGCGACGCAGCGGAACTGCGGGTGAAAGAATCGGATCGCATTGCAGTAATGGCGACGCATTTACGCGCATTCGGTGTTGATGTTGAAGAAGCTCCGGACGGAATGAAAATTGCCGGCGGTGCAAACATTGTTGCACCGGAAATACCGCTGGCGTCGCACGGCGATCACCGGATTGCTATGTCGATGGCAATTCTGGCTTTGTTTGCTGATGCGCCGGTGAGGATTGCCGACACAGCGTGTATTGCGACATCGTATCCCGGATTCTGGCAGCACCTCGAACAGCTTGGAGGGAAAGCTTTATGA
- a CDS encoding ElyC/SanA/YdcF family protein — protein sequence MTLFVKTLYPFLAQNRPLPNVPIVVIEGWINDAALELATGKISADQTIIVTGTPLDYGQKILDLKTYAEVAAARLIESGISPERVLCVSAPETVQDRSYTTAIAAREKLEEIRRFGEPVNLITSGQHARRSYQLYRNVFGKEYPVGVISIEPPEFDMQHWYRHSFGVKGVLTETVSWIYTQIFLLTK from the coding sequence ATGACTCTCTTTGTAAAAACACTTTATCCGTTTCTGGCGCAGAACCGGCCTCTGCCGAATGTGCCGATTGTCGTTATCGAAGGCTGGATCAACGACGCCGCACTTGAACTTGCCACCGGAAAAATTTCTGCTGACCAAACGATCATCGTCACCGGAACGCCGCTCGACTACGGACAGAAAATTCTGGATTTAAAAACCTATGCCGAAGTGGCCGCCGCCCGGTTAATTGAGTCCGGGATTTCACCCGAACGGGTCCTCTGTGTTTCTGCGCCGGAAACCGTGCAGGACCGAAGCTATACAACCGCCATAGCGGCGCGCGAAAAACTGGAAGAAATCAGACGGTTTGGTGAGCCGGTAAACCTCATCACCTCCGGGCAGCATGCTCGCCGGTCATATCAGCTTTACCGTAATGTCTTTGGGAAAGAATATCCAGTGGGAGTCATCAGCATCGAACCGCCTGAATTTGATATGCAACACTGGTACAGGCACAGCTTCGGTGTGAAAGGTGTGCTGACCGAAACGGTTTCATGGATCTACACACAAATTTTTCTGCTGACAAAATGA
- a CDS encoding tyrosine-type recombinase/integrase, which produces MYKNDKGSPARRSQITGEIQKHFLKCDIQTTNTDIVNMQRKRTAVEVGFHSLRYTYVLLHAERGTPQATVQAVVGHGSPAMTAHYTHIGEDTSRQVANVFTLDAPLNDVQKEVPVWIKDRLKLMTEEHWAQIKNELLRTINS; this is translated from the coding sequence TTGTATAAAAATGACAAAGGTTCTCCGGCCCGCCGGTCGCAAATTACCGGCGAAATTCAGAAGCATTTTTTAAAGTGCGACATTCAAACAACGAATACTGATATTGTAAATATGCAGAGAAAACGCACGGCGGTTGAGGTCGGCTTTCACTCATTGCGTTACACATATGTTTTGCTTCATGCAGAACGCGGGACGCCGCAAGCCACCGTTCAGGCGGTGGTTGGGCATGGCAGTCCTGCGATGACGGCACATTATACACACATCGGGGAAGACACCTCCCGTCAGGTTGCCAATGTTTTTACGCTGGATGCGCCGCTGAATGATGTGCAAAAGGAAGTTCCTGTATGGATCAAGGATAGGCTGAAGCTGATGACCGAAGAGCATTGGGCACAGATCAAAAATGAATTATTGAGAACCATAAACTCATAA
- a CDS encoding prephenate dehydrogenase/arogenate dehydrogenase family protein — protein sequence MNTIAIIGAGMMGASLGLALKKRGVPVRIHAFARRAEARTQLLACSAADSVFDSAPAAVKNANIVVFCAPVLSIPALVKECRTALSAGAILTDVGSTKSCLHQLIPAALTGRNDLHYIGSHPVCGSEQQGVNAGDADLFAGALTIVTPDNAAPEHIEKVIALWKSTGSKTVTMSADKHDEILAATSHLPHVTAAALVLTANAAGEFAGSGFRDTTRVAGGAPQIWSDIVRTNTPPLKNVLAELRRNLDAFEQLLDSGDEEKITAWFAAAREKRNKLLIPNEH from the coding sequence ATGAACACAATCGCAATTATCGGCGCCGGAATGATGGGCGCATCGCTGGGGCTGGCGTTGAAGAAACGCGGTGTACCGGTGCGTATTCACGCCTTTGCACGCCGCGCCGAAGCGCGCACACAACTGCTAGCGTGCAGTGCCGCTGATAGCGTTTTTGACTCCGCACCAGCGGCAGTTAAAAACGCAAATATAGTTGTTTTTTGTGCGCCGGTGCTCTCGATCCCGGCGCTCGTTAAAGAGTGCCGCACCGCATTGTCTGCCGGTGCAATTTTAACCGACGTCGGCAGCACCAAATCCTGTTTGCATCAATTAATTCCAGCCGCGCTCACCGGCCGGAACGATCTCCACTATATCGGTTCGCATCCGGTTTGCGGATCGGAACAGCAGGGTGTTAACGCCGGCGATGCTGATTTATTTGCCGGTGCGCTGACGATTGTTACACCGGATAACGCCGCGCCGGAACACATAGAAAAGGTCATCGCACTGTGGAAGTCCACCGGGTCAAAAACCGTTACAATGAGCGCGGATAAACACGATGAAATCCTCGCCGCAACCAGTCATCTGCCGCATGTGACGGCAGCGGCGCTGGTGCTCACCGCAAACGCCGCCGGGGAATTTGCCGGCAGCGGATTCCGCGATACAACACGTGTCGCCGGCGGTGCACCGCAGATTTGGAGCGATATTGTGCGTACCAATACGCCGCCCCTGAAAAATGTACTCGCCGAATTGCGCCGGAATCTGGATGCATTTGAGCAGCTGCTCGATTCCGGCGATGAAGAAAAAATTACGGCCTGGTTTGCCGCTGCACGTGAAAAACGGAATAAATTATTAATCCCGAATGAACACTAA
- the cmk gene encoding (d)CMP kinase encodes MRKQKQRIIAIDGPAASGKSTVTREVAKRLNCIYVDSGALYRGVTWKMQQSHANTKNPLMVIPALLKSKWKFFVRDGAVAFAVDGVEPGAALREKNVREAVSDIAAMPPVRKFVVHRLRKLKKLGSLAMEGRDIGSVVFPKTPYKFYLDASPEERAKRRHAELIAKGETEKAQEVMESLQRRDEKDSTRKAAPLKIADGAYVIDTSNLDIAGVVKVVIDRVEELEAPRTETMVNPRLYRTACDFLCFGLRVVNNIKVIGLQNVPKTGGLIIASNHASYLDPPAVGAFTRMRTIHFMARDTLFKNRLFGAFLRGVGVIPLSRESGDLKAMKTAIQLLHHGGAVSLFPEGTRSPDGNLQPAKPGIGFLVAKGNAPVVPVYVHGSYEAWSKNSGGLKRKPITVIFGQLITQEEIRALGTDREAYGKIGDLIMQRIADLKQKFECGEFSEELE; translated from the coding sequence ATGAGGAAACAGAAACAGCGGATCATTGCAATCGACGGACCGGCAGCGTCCGGCAAGTCTACCGTTACACGCGAAGTGGCAAAACGGCTGAATTGCATCTATGTGGACTCCGGCGCACTGTATCGCGGCGTAACATGGAAGATGCAGCAGAGCCATGCGAATACGAAAAATCCGCTGATGGTGATTCCGGCGCTGTTAAAATCGAAGTGGAAGTTTTTTGTACGCGATGGTGCGGTGGCATTTGCGGTCGACGGCGTCGAGCCGGGCGCAGCGCTGCGCGAAAAAAATGTACGCGAAGCGGTTTCGGATATTGCAGCCATGCCGCCGGTGCGTAAATTTGTGGTGCACCGTTTGCGTAAACTGAAAAAGCTCGGCAGTCTGGCAATGGAAGGGCGCGACATCGGTTCGGTGGTTTTTCCGAAAACACCGTATAAATTTTATCTCGATGCCAGTCCGGAAGAGCGCGCCAAACGCCGGCATGCCGAATTGATCGCAAAGGGCGAAACGGAAAAGGCGCAGGAAGTAATGGAGTCGCTGCAGCGGCGCGACGAAAAAGATTCAACGCGCAAAGCCGCGCCGCTGAAAATTGCGGACGGCGCATATGTGATTGATACATCTAATCTTGATATCGCCGGTGTTGTAAAAGTTGTAATTGATCGCGTAGAAGAACTCGAGGCGCCGCGCACGGAAACGATGGTGAATCCGCGGCTCTATCGCACCGCGTGTGATTTCCTCTGTTTTGGTCTGCGCGTGGTGAATAATATTAAGGTCATTGGTTTGCAGAATGTACCGAAAACCGGCGGACTGATTATTGCCTCGAACCATGCCAGCTATCTCGACCCGCCGGCGGTCGGGGCATTCACGCGTATGCGTACAATTCACTTCATGGCACGTGACACGCTGTTTAAAAACAGACTGTTCGGCGCCTTCTTGCGCGGCGTCGGCGTCATTCCGCTGTCGCGCGAAAGCGGCGATTTGAAAGCGATGAAAACCGCGATTCAACTGCTGCATCACGGCGGCGCAGTCTCGCTTTTTCCTGAGGGCACGCGTTCGCCGGACGGCAATTTACAGCCGGCAAAACCCGGCATTGGCTTTCTTGTCGCCAAAGGCAACGCGCCGGTGGTGCCGGTGTATGTGCACGGCTCCTATGAGGCGTGGTCAAAAAACAGCGGAGGATTAAAGCGCAAACCGATTACCGTTATTTTCGGACAGCTCATCACGCAGGAGGAAATCCGTGCACTCGGTACCGATCGCGAAGCTTACGGAAAAATCGGTGATCTCATCATGCAGCGCATCGCCGACCTCAAACAAAAATTTGAATGCGGAGAATTCAGCGAAGAGCTGGAATAA